The sequence CGTTGCCCGGGGCGGCGGAACCTTCCACGCGCAGGGTGATGGCGGGGCCGGTGGCCTGCGGCTGGATGGCGAGGCGCTGGCCGGTGGCCTTGAAGAGCTGGGCCGCGAGGATCTTCGCCGCCGGTTGGCTGGCGGCGTCCGCCACGATCACCGTCTGCGGGGTGAGGGTGAAGTTTCCGGTGTCCCGGGTCAGGGCCACCGGTTTCGGGATGACCAGCGGAGAGGGATCGGCGGCGAGTCCGGGCAGAACGGTGGCAAGAACGAGGAGTGGGAGTGCAAAACGCATGACGAGAAGGCGGTGATACAAAAAAGGAACGGCCACCAAACGGAGCAGCTGCCGCGGTCATTTCAACCTCTTCTTCATGGGCAATTCTGCCGACAAACGGGAGGAAAGAGGGGCTCGGTTCTCCTTTCCTCGGTTATGAATTTTAGCTTCGGCTAAAATATGGGGTTGATCCGTAAATTTTCAGGGGTAAGAAGTCCCCAGCGTCATGTCCGATCCGGCCGCCACCTTCGACACCGATTCCACCAGTCGTGAAGATACCCCGTGCCGAGGCCGGGGCTGGCGCCATCAGGGCCGGGAGAGCTTGCCGGAGGTCTTCCGCTCGATCCGCGTGCCGCAGAACGCCTCGTGGTGGCGGAAGTTGCTCGCCTTCGCCGGTCCGGGTTTCCTCGTTTCGGTCGGCTACATGGACCCGGGCAACTGGGCGACCGACCTCGCGGGCGGCGCGAAGTTCGGCTACACGCTGCTCTCCGTCATCCTGATCTCGAACCTGATGGCGATCCTGCTCCAGCACCTGTGCGTGAAGCTGGGCGTGGTGACGGGCCGCGATCTGGCCCAGGCCTGCCGCGACCATTACCCGAAGCCGGTGGCATGGGCGCTGTGGGTGCTGTGCGAGGCCGCGATCGCCGCGTGTGACCTGGCGGAGGTGATCGGTTCGGCCATCGGCCTGCAATTGCTCTTCGGCATCCCGCTGGTGACGGGCTGCGTGATCACGGTCGCGGACGTGATGATCGTGATGCTGCTGCAGAACAAGGGCTTCCGCTACGTGGAGGCGCTGGTCATCACGCTGATCCTGACCATCGGCGGCTGCTTCGCGGCGGAAATGATTTTCTCGAAGCCGGACCTCGGCGGCATCGCCCGCGGGTTCGCGCCCTCCGCCGAGCTGCTGCACAACAAGGAGATGCTCTTCGTGGCCATCGGCATCCTCGGAGCCACGGTGATGCCGCACAACCTCTACCTCCACAGCGCGATCGTACAGACACGCGATTTCCAACGCACTGACGAGGGCCGGGCGGAGGCGATCAAGTATGCGACCATCGATTCCACCGGCGCGCTGATGTTCGCCCTCTTCATCAACGGCGGCATCCTCATCCTCGCGGCCGCGGCCTTCCATTCGAAGGGCATGCACGAGGTGGCGGAGATCCAGGAGGCCTATCAGTTGCTCAGCCCGGTGCTGGGCGTCGGGGTGGCCAGCACGCTCTTCGCCGTGGCGCTGCTCGCCAGCGGCCAGAACTCCACGCTTACCGGCACGCTCGCCGGGCAGATCGTGATGGAGGGCTTCCTCAACATCCGGCTCAAGCCATGGGTGCGCCGCCTGATCACCCGCCTCATCGCGGTGGTGCCGGCCGTCGTGATCATCGCGATGTTCGGCGAAAAGCAGACGACCAACCTGCTGATCTGGAGCCAGGTGATCCTCTCGATGCAACTCGGGTTCGCGGTGGTGCCGCTGCTCATGTTCACCGGCGACAAGGTGAAGATGGGGCGTTTCGCCAATCCGCTGTGGATCAAGGTCCTCGCCTGGGTGTCCGCGGCGATCATCATCGTGCTGAACGTGAAGCTGCTGGTCGATTTCTTCGTGCCGGAGGCCTGGCGCGCGGCGATCGGGCTGTAGGTAGCACAAGCAGGAATGCTTGTTACTACTAAGGTGCCGGCGCGATCGACGGATCGTGCGGCGGGCGTCTCCACTGCATCAGCACGTTTGCGGCGAGGATCAGGGAACCGCCTGCCACCAGCGAGAAGGTCAGCGTTTCATTCGGATAGGAAGCCCCCACGAACCCACCGAGCCACGCGGGCAGCGCCAGCGCATAGCCCGCGGTGAAGACCGGCTCGATGGTGTAGATCAGTCCGGCCTCGGTGGCGGAAACGCGCGGCTGCCAGATATTCATCAACAGGTAGGCGCCCACCGAGCAGAACAACGCCAGTACCGCCACCAACGCGAACGCGGGCCACGAGGCTCCCGCGGCGATCATTGCGCCGGACGTGGGGGCCAGCAGCCACGCGATCGGGATGAACAGGAGGGCGATGGCCGTGCACATCACGAAGGTCACGGGCAGCCCGCGGTTCCCGTCGTAGCGCGGGTTTTCCAGCGTCAGGATCTGGAAGGTGAAAATGCACGCGCCCACCAGTGTCTCGATCTCGCCGCGTCCCAGCCGCAGGTCCCCGGGCTTCAGGCCGGCGAGGATCGCGCCGCCGATCATCACCAGCACGGT comes from Luteolibacter sp. LG18 and encodes:
- a CDS encoding Nramp family divalent metal transporter, which translates into the protein MSDPAATFDTDSTSREDTPCRGRGWRHQGRESLPEVFRSIRVPQNASWWRKLLAFAGPGFLVSVGYMDPGNWATDLAGGAKFGYTLLSVILISNLMAILLQHLCVKLGVVTGRDLAQACRDHYPKPVAWALWVLCEAAIAACDLAEVIGSAIGLQLLFGIPLVTGCVITVADVMIVMLLQNKGFRYVEALVITLILTIGGCFAAEMIFSKPDLGGIARGFAPSAELLHNKEMLFVAIGILGATVMPHNLYLHSAIVQTRDFQRTDEGRAEAIKYATIDSTGALMFALFINGGILILAAAAFHSKGMHEVAEIQEAYQLLSPVLGVGVASTLFAVALLASGQNSTLTGTLAGQIVMEGFLNIRLKPWVRRLITRLIAVVPAVVIIAMFGEKQTTNLLIWSQVILSMQLGFAVVPLLMFTGDKVKMGRFANPLWIKVLAWVSAAIIIVLNVKLLVDFFVPEAWRAAIGL
- a CDS encoding DMT family transporter, coding for MPVLFLIVACALWGLSFPVVKALHYEQTLRIPEASSAFLAAWMQVGRFGLGALILLPLLHRVRPTRRELRQGLLLALWGGFGMAVQADGLAYTAASTSAFLTQAYCVILPLWACLRLRQWPTLRVVGATVLVMIGGAILAGLKPGDLRLGRGEIETLVGACIFTFQILTLENPRYDGNRGLPVTFVMCTAIALLFIPIAWLLAPTSGAMIAAGASWPAFALVAVLALFCSVGAYLLMNIWQPRVSATEAGLIYTIEPVFTAGYALALPAWLGGFVGASYPNETLTFSLVAGGSLILAANVLMQWRRPPHDPSIAPAP